Below is a window of Quercus robur chromosome 6, dhQueRobu3.1, whole genome shotgun sequence DNA.
TCTGTTGATGGCACGGTTTTAGATCCACTTCCTACAAAAGTGAACATCAACACCAATGAGcaaattaagaaaacaaataaatacaatgATATTTCATTGATGAGTATAAATTTAATAGAACTTGTTCAATGTCACTTATTTCTTAAGGTTCTTTGTAAGGATTGAACTTTTTGAACATAGAATATGGTTTGTGTAAGTCAAAATTTGATTGATCATgataatttttcacaattgaACAAATGATGAAGCAGTTTGTACCTGAAGGAACTGAATCCGAAGATGTTGGTGATCCTGCAGGAGAGTTAGATGGTGAAGCAGCTGCTGATATTCAAAAGGTAAGTTAgcattgatttaaaaaaaaagaaaaaaaagaaaaagaaagaaagatgctCGATTATGAGAATTTTACATCCATCCACAAGCTAAACAAGAAGTTTTGATGGGCAAATTACTAGTTTTACAGGTAAAATGAGAATTTGAATATGGGTTCTTACCATTACAGCTACTGAGAGGTGGGGTCTGAACATTACAAGCACCAGGCAAAGCTAGAGCCTGAGTTTGGTTGATGTTGATCCCCAATGATGAGCTACCTCCATTAAGGACTTGGCACAAGCATTGTGGTTGTGAGCGGACTACACTAGCAAGCTGTGAGCAGCAGCCTGAAGATGGTGTTGAGGTGTTGCCAGTAATGTAGTTGAGGCATGGTGACATACTGATGATCACATTTGTACAACTCGACTGAGCTGAAGCTCCTGCCCAGAGCATAGTCACCAAGACTAGGACCAGACCCATCTCCATTTTTGTATAAGCCATTGGAATTGGATGctctcaaattcaaatataagctGGAAATGCCTGTGGATTTCTGTGATCTTGAAGCACTTAACTGACTTAACTTTTGATTAGTTTGGTGGAGAAGGGGAAAGATGTATAGGATTTTGTAGGGAAATCAATCAAGATAGAGACAAATGAATGATGGGTTATGTGGCTCAACAACTTATCCTACTTTCTAACAGGTTTCTAACGTGTGGTACTTGGCATTTGGCATGCTTAAAAGTCTCTGTTTAGACCTGGAGACTTGGAATCTTCTTCTGTAGTTTAGCTTTAggaagaaaatattaatttttgaagttaGGTTATGTAGTTGACTGACTGACTTTTAATATTATTTGGCAAGGGGCAAATAAGAACTTTCAAGGATTTCAAAGCTGGAGTCTTTAGACACCTGTTTTGAGAAGAAACTAGAAAGCATAACGTGTTTCTGACTCCACCTTCACTAGAATTGGCTCTATACCTCTAATCTTTGAGAATCTGAACTTATAGGGTAGATAGAAAGCAGAAATTTCCTATAGAACAATAAAAAGGGATACATGATGTAACATAGGTATTGAGTATTGGAGGAGTTCGATACTTCCCTGATAAAGACATACCTTAATGTTTCTTTGCTTCGAGCATAAGAAAATTGACTTGGCTAAAGATTCCTATTTGTGATTGAGTGACATCTGTCTAGGGAGCATGTCAGCCACtctatcaatttatttttcctcaTAGAATTTTGTGCTTTGTTCGGTTTGCAAAAATGTTATAATAGCTTCATGGGGACCCTGACCATTATTTGGTATCATGTTCCTTCCAGACTCTAGTATGGGGCTAGCTTTGTTGTGAAAGTTGAGGGCATCACTATCTTGAAACAACCCCTTTTGATGCAAATGAGTTtcgaaaaaaatttaccttcaaAGGGAGGAAAATTCCATTTACATTAACCATTGATAAAACCATTTAATTAGTAGTTTTTAGGCACATGACTTATTTAGTTAttcatgttgttttctttttttttttttccaaatataagtataatgcttaggttatgtttggtaacagtttttattttctattttcaaaaacttgttttcgagaatataaagaaaaaacaattttcttgtatttttgaaatcaaaaaacatgtttggtttggtgaaattaaaaagatagtttttcaaagaaaaaaatagaaagtactaaaatatgttgttactaggatttaaactctaatgttaactcattaaatgagatagatttattaaattaaatatgtgttttcattgacttttgaaaattagaaactaaaaacagtCTTTTACATGTTTTATGTTTCCTTCACAtattgagttttgaaaacagtttttgtCTTCTGTTCATTTTAGGttgtcaaacaagttttttagtcttaaaaataaaaaaattgtttttgaaaacataaaataaaaggaaaaattagttACCAATTATacccttatatttttttaacttgaatttaaaggtaatattttgaatatttataatttttgttacttttttaaGGGAGTAATGCTATAGCCACAagctattttacaacattttattggttttcatctagactcactattaatatcacttttttatttaccaataattattcactatatcagcagtttgtaaatttttttgtaaaatagtttgtatctttagcattatttttttaaggttcatatctctaatttctaatgcctattttgtttgtatttttttagccaaaaactaaagagtttgacctaaatagaataaaatttcatactttttaaccccaaaattaatagagagaaaaaaaaagaatttttgagcCAAAACTGAAAAAGACAACTTACAAAAGGATCAATTGAAGGCCTAATTAGTCCAATATGGACCAAAGTAAATCGATTGGATCGAATTGGACGAAATGGACCGAAGTTGACCGAACTAGgctgaaatggaccaaatgggcCAAATGGTTCATTCgttccactttggtccatttgttTCATTAGGTCCACACTCGTCATTTCCATCCACTTTAGTCCATTTAGTCCACATCAGTCTATTTAGTTCTTCTCAGTacattcagtccattttggtccttttttttttc
It encodes the following:
- the LOC126689467 gene encoding non-specific lipid transfer protein GPI-anchored 5-like isoform X3, which codes for MAYTKMEMGLVLVLVTMLWAGASAQSSCTNVIISMSPCLNYITGNTSTPSSGCCSQLASVVRSQPQCLCQVLNGGSSSLGININQTQALALPGACNVQTPPLSSCNAASPSNSPAGSPTSSDSVPSGSGSKTVPSTEGSTSAGSSIKLSISHLFFLTCAATVASTFTAY
- the LOC126689467 gene encoding non-specific lipid transfer protein GPI-anchored 5-like isoform X1 is translated as MAYTKMEMGLVLVLVTMLWAGASAQSSCTNVIISMSPCLNYITGNTSTPSSGCCSQLASVVRSQPQCLCQVLNGGSSSLGININQTQALALPGACNVQTPPLSSCNAAASPSNSPAGSPTSSDSVPSGSGSKTVPSTEGSTSAGSSIKLSISHLFFLTCAATVASTFTAY
- the LOC126689467 gene encoding non-specific lipid transfer protein GPI-anchored 5-like isoform X4; the protein is MAYTKMEMGLVLVLVTMLWAGASAQSSCTNVIISMSPCLNYITGNTSTPSSGCCSQLASVVRSQPQCLCQVLNGGSSSLGININQTQALALPGACNVQTPPLSSCNAAASPSNSPAGSPTSSDSGSGSKTVPSTEGCTSAGSSIKLSISHLFFLICAATVASTFTTY
- the LOC126689467 gene encoding non-specific lipid transfer protein GPI-anchored 5-like isoform X5, yielding MAYTKMEMGLVLVLVTMLWAGASAQSSCTNVIISMSPCLNYITGNTSTPSSGCCSQLASVVRSQPQCLCQVLNGGSSSLGININQTQALALPGACNVQTPPLSSCNAASPSNSPAGSPTSSDSGSGSKTVPSTEGCTSAGSSIKLSISHLFFLICAATVASTFTTY
- the LOC126689467 gene encoding non-specific lipid transfer protein GPI-anchored 5-like isoform X2; its protein translation is MAYTKMEMGLVLVLVTMLWAGASAQSSCTNVIISMSPCLNYITGNTSTPSSGCCSQLASVVRSQPQCLCQVLNGGSSSLGININQTQALALPGACNVQTPPLSSCNAAASPSNSPAGSPTSSDSVPSGSGSKTVPSTEGCTSAGSSIKLSISHLFFLICAATVASTFTTY